One segment of Candidatus Endomicrobium procryptotermitis DNA contains the following:
- a CDS encoding bifunctional riboflavin kinase/FAD synthetase: MRNNKSVLTIGTFDGVHKGHEFLIQKTLDAAKKNNLKSVVVTLAKPVKNINGLLSSYEEKIDFLKNCGIDEIVVIAVPSEILNLSPDEFYDKVLIDELNVQCIICGIDFAFGKNRVGNIEWLLKKSKKSGVEVNIIKPLKILSKIVSSSHIRNLLHKSDVESANKLLGREYSFSGSPFREKGIGTKIGFPTINIKASKDKILPYGVYVSLISQGDRTYPSVTSIGNRPTLDRGEKIVTESHVLDFNGRWNKRETTVHLIKKIRAEKKFKNLEALKKAIAKDITTAKKFFNL; this comes from the coding sequence ATGAGAAATAACAAATCGGTTTTAACCATAGGCACTTTTGATGGAGTTCACAAGGGACACGAATTTCTCATACAAAAAACTTTGGACGCCGCAAAAAAAAATAATCTAAAAAGCGTTGTGGTCACTCTTGCAAAACCGGTAAAAAACATAAACGGTTTATTGTCTTCTTATGAGGAAAAAATCGACTTTCTAAAAAATTGCGGAATTGATGAAATTGTTGTGATTGCCGTTCCTTCGGAGATTCTGAACTTATCTCCGGACGAATTTTATGACAAAGTGCTTATAGATGAGCTGAATGTACAGTGTATAATATGCGGCATTGATTTCGCTTTCGGAAAAAATAGAGTCGGCAACATCGAATGGCTTTTAAAAAAATCTAAAAAGTCTGGTGTGGAGGTAAATATAATCAAACCTTTAAAAATTTTGTCAAAAATTGTATCTTCATCGCACATAAGGAATTTGCTGCATAAAAGCGATGTTGAAAGTGCAAATAAACTGCTCGGCAGGGAATACTCTTTCAGCGGTAGTCCTTTTAGGGAAAAAGGCATTGGCACAAAAATAGGATTTCCCACTATTAACATCAAAGCGAGTAAAGATAAAATTCTTCCATATGGAGTGTACGTAAGCCTAATTTCGCAAGGAGACAGAACATATCCTTCAGTTACAAGCATAGGAAATAGACCCACGCTTGACAGAGGAGAAAAAATCGTAACGGAGAGCCACGTTTTGGATTTTAACGGCAGATGGAATAAAAGAGAAACTACGGTACATTTGATAAAAAAAATAAGAGCCGAAAAAAAATTTAAAAATTTAGAAGCGTTAAAAAAAGCTATTGCAAAGGATATAACTACGGCAAAAAAGTTTTTTAATCTTTAG
- the truB gene encoding tRNA pseudouridine(55) synthase TruB — protein MKNDFSGMLLFDKPKSITSFKAVNKIRKILNIKKAGHCGTLDPAATGLLLILTGKATKLQRKFMKRDKVYLSSFLLGTTTDSGDLDGTIIEQKEVKDINIKEIKNALNVFKGEIEQIPPMYCALKYKGKKLYELARKGIIVERKPRKVTIKDIEVLSFSDNILKVRVSCSSGTYIRSLAEDIGNFLGSGAVVSELRREKIGDFRVEDALKMEDLVNVEKIISGLINMEKLQADDEK, from the coding sequence ATGAAAAATGACTTTTCGGGAATGCTGCTTTTTGACAAACCTAAATCGATAACATCTTTCAAAGCAGTAAATAAAATCAGAAAAATTTTAAATATAAAAAAAGCCGGACACTGTGGCACGCTGGATCCTGCTGCGACAGGGCTCTTGCTTATTCTAACTGGAAAGGCTACTAAGCTTCAGCGTAAATTTATGAAGCGGGACAAAGTTTACCTAAGCTCTTTTCTTTTGGGTACTACCACCGACAGCGGCGATTTGGATGGCACTATCATCGAGCAAAAAGAAGTAAAAGATATAAATATTAAAGAAATAAAAAATGCGCTAAATGTGTTCAAAGGCGAAATAGAGCAAATTCCACCCATGTATTGTGCTCTTAAATATAAAGGAAAGAAACTTTACGAACTGGCCAGAAAAGGCATTATTGTTGAACGAAAACCGCGTAAAGTGACAATTAAAGATATAGAAGTACTTTCTTTTAGCGATAATATTTTAAAAGTAAGAGTTTCCTGTTCAAGCGGCACTTATATAAGGAGTTTGGCAGAAGATATAGGAAATTTTTTAGGCAGCGGCGCCGTCGTAAGCGAATTGAGAAGAGAAAAAATCGGAGATTTTCGTGTGGAAGATGCTTTAAAAATGGAAGATTTGGTCAATGTGGAAAAAATAATAAGCGGTTTGATAAATATGGAAAAGCTGCAGGCTGACGATGAGAAATAA